DNA from Marinagarivorans cellulosilyticus:
AAAAGAAGCCCTAGTAGAAAAAATGACCGCGCTTCAAAGCTCTGAACTAGCACCAGACGACCTCGCCGATAAAATTCACGCCCTACAAGACGAATGGAAATTACTGTGTAAAGGCGGCCAAAATCAGGATGAAGAATTATGGCAAGCCTTTCAGCAAAGTGCAGATGTCGCTTTTGAACCCTGTAAAAAGCACTTTGCAGAACAAGCCGAGATCCGCGAAAAAAATGCAGAGCAACGTAAAGCCTTAACGCAGCAACTCGAGCAATATCACGATGCTTACAACTGGGAGCAAGCCGTTTGGAAAGATGTAGAACAAACGCTACGGGTAGCAAAAGATGCCTGGAAAACACTATGGCCAGTACCACGCCAGCAGCAAAAAGAACTGCAAAGTGGCTTTGATGCCGCTTTAGATAAAATTTATGGCGAAATGAACGCCGCTTACGAAATCGTTAAACAGCGCAAACTGCAGCTAATAGAACTGGCAGAAAAAGCCGCCCAACACGGCGACCCCAAAAGAGCGGCCGAAGACATTAAACAACTGCAACAAAACTGGAAGCAAGCAGGCCGCACTTTCAGAAAAACCGATCAGCAACTGTGGACACAATTCCGAGGACTTTGCGATGAGGTGTTCAATAAGCGACAAACCATTTTTGATGAAGCCAATGCTGAGCGCGATCAATTAATCGCCCAAGCCAATACGCTAATTGATCAGCTAGAAGCCATAGCACAAGAAGATGGTGAAAAGCTGCAAACTCAAGGCAGCGAAATCAGCGATTTAAAAACCGCCTTTTCTGAACTCGGTGATATTCCTAAAGCCGAATACAGCAAGTTTCACACACTATTAAGTAAAATCGAACAAAAAATATCCAGCCACCGATCAGATGCGCAACAACAAGCCTGGAAAAGCTTATTTACCATTAACACAGAGCTAACAGCGCTTGAACTAAGCGAGGATAGCGGCGATGCATTAGACGCCTTCAAAGAGCAGCTAAATACAACTAAGCTACCTAGCAGCTGTAACGAAGCCTTTTTACAACGCGTTAATGCACTAGGCAGCAACGACAATACCGCACTTCACACTAGCGAAGAGGCACTTCGGCTACTTTGCATACGAGCAGAAATTGCCAACGGCATCGAAAGCCCCGCCGAAGACAAAGCCCAACGCATGAACTACCAAGTAGAGGCGCTCAAGCAAAACTTCGGCAGCACCCAAACCGATACCGCCGAAAGCCTAGCGCGTGAATGGATCACCATAAGCCACTGCCCTGCAACCAGCTTACAGTCGCTTCAGCAACGCTTTTTAGAAAACACCTTTGAAAAAACAAACAACAAAGTGGCCGAACCGGCTTAATCGCTAGTCAAATACGGTTTTTTAAGCCGCATCAAAAAAGCCAGCTCTATCAATTAGAGCTGGCTTTTTAATTTAGCTGGCAGCAAGTATTAATTATCAGACCAAACAGCGAACTCATTACCGCTTGGTTCATAAAAGTGAAAGCGCCTGCCACCTGGAAAAGCAAAGGTTGGCATAGCTATCGTACCGCCGGCAGCCTCTACTTTGGCCAAGGTACTCTCCAAATCAGAGCTGTAGAACACAAGTAAAGCACCACCCACTAACGAGCGAGATTTAAGCTCGGCTTGATAAAAACCACCATCTAAGCC
Protein-coding regions in this window:
- a CDS encoding VOC family protein — its product is MHQHEKLNYVEFPAVNLEATKAFFSEVFKWRFQDYGPDYTAFENEGLDGGFYQAELKSRSLVGGALLVFYSSDLESTLAKVEAAGGTIAMPTFAFPGGRRFHFYEPSGNEFAVWSDN